From the Brevinematales bacterium genome, one window contains:
- a CDS encoding response regulator, whose amino-acid sequence MGIMFGEDGFPIGKKSTGGNYRVIVIDDSQFIIKQLSQIFMSRDFEVIGTANNGKEGLALYKSLFPNIDLVTLDITMPEMDGLQTLKAIRESDPNAVIIMATALGTADAVKEAIKLGAKGYIVKPLDREKVLERVGQILK is encoded by the coding sequence ATGGGAATCATGTTTGGGGAAGACGGTTTTCCCATCGGCAAAAAATCAACAGGCGGAAACTATAGAGTTATCGTGATAGACGATTCTCAGTTTATTATTAAGCAGCTCTCGCAGATATTCATGTCGCGCGATTTTGAGGTCATCGGTACGGCGAATAACGGTAAAGAAGGCCTCGCGCTCTATAAATCGTTATTCCCGAATATTGACCTGGTCACACTGGATATCACGATGCCGGAGATGGACGGATTACAGACCCTCAAGGCAATACGCGAATCGGATCCTAACGCCGTTATTATTATGGCGACAGCCCTCGGAACCGCCGACGCGGTCAAGGAAGCCATCAAACTCGGCGCTAAGGGTTATATAGTCAAGCCGCTGGATCGGGAAAAGGTACTCGAACGCGTCGGGCAAATACTGAAGTAG
- a CDS encoding chemotaxis protein CheX: protein MRIEYINPFVEAAFDILNEVLDTSVKRGQLYLKKLGESMKGIAVVIGVTGQVTGRIVFDMTEDTAVKITSKLNNEEFKEFHDMAKSTIAELANMITGRAVTKLEKEGLAFNFTPPTIITGTNLNIYEGNSEMEALIIPIDTGLGIVEINIAFKE, encoded by the coding sequence ATGCGAATTGAGTACATTAATCCCTTTGTAGAAGCGGCATTCGATATCCTGAACGAAGTTCTGGATACCAGCGTCAAACGGGGACAATTATATCTGAAGAAACTCGGTGAATCCATGAAGGGGATCGCCGTAGTTATCGGCGTTACCGGACAGGTTACCGGACGTATAGTATTCGATATGACCGAGGATACCGCGGTCAAGATCACGTCTAAACTGAATAACGAGGAATTTAAGGAATTTCACGATATGGCGAAATCCACTATCGCGGAGCTCGCGAATATGATCACCGGGCGCGCGGTAACCAAACTCGAAAAGGAGGGTTTAGCGTTTAATTTTACGCCTCCGACTATTATTACCGGCACAAATTTGAATATTTACGAAGGTAATTCTGAGATGGAAGCATTGATTATCCCCATCGATACCGGTTTGGGCATAGTCGAGATCAACATCGCGTTTAAGGAATAA
- a CDS encoding chemotaxis protein CheA, with the protein MDDFTKELEQDFLEEAFSLIDNLESSLLQLEHNPGDTKSINEVFRVAHTIKGGAGTVGFDEIQEFTHLIEDILDMVRKNKLALATETITVLLECRDIIEKMLNARTTGAIYEDPRTYQIIDILSKLKFSSADAPKPEAKSVAPVTAQSQMSGDGNIPLSNDDFTMINDALSKGRNVYLMKFLLNESYEMKEVSSFQLYSLLNDSAEIIKIIPSLDELEIMFYNEVVFIIASDKAENYLKEKTFLQEMVVQINSIKIDSKKLAELESSGTTQSGSQPQDNNTVEETPVTGEVNPPDEAPQEPEQKDDTSVEKRNLSTLRVESWKVDNLLNLLGELVITKSTFSQLDNDFDRISTDVKSSLKEFLNGIMRLNLNGEADIVAEKNKSLLNALTLMFSSFDVFSENIQKINRISSSLQENVMNMRMVPIQTVFTRFPRLIRDIASKLDKKIDLIIEGVETEIDKGMVDDIFDPLIHLLRNAVDHGIELPAKRKAANKPEIGKIILKATHEGDSIVIEVSDDGNGIDPEVLRAKAIAANTMDRNLLQKMSHRELLGLIFLPGFSTAKEVSNLSGRGVGMDIVRKKIEEIGGNVGISTVKGKGTKFIIRLPLTLAIIQGLLIVVEGMYYVIPVASVEETVLSIRRT; encoded by the coding sequence ATGGATGATTTTACGAAAGAACTGGAGCAGGATTTTCTTGAAGAGGCGTTCTCGCTGATCGATAATCTTGAAAGTTCCTTACTTCAGTTGGAACATAACCCTGGGGATACGAAGTCCATCAACGAGGTTTTCCGTGTCGCGCATACCATCAAAGGGGGTGCGGGTACGGTTGGTTTCGATGAGATTCAGGAGTTCACGCATCTGATCGAAGACATCCTCGATATGGTGCGGAAAAATAAACTCGCGCTTGCCACTGAGACGATTACCGTCCTGCTGGAATGCCGTGATATCATCGAGAAAATGCTGAATGCCCGGACGACCGGCGCGATATATGAAGACCCCCGCACCTATCAGATCATCGATATTCTATCGAAGTTGAAGTTTTCATCAGCCGACGCCCCCAAGCCGGAGGCGAAATCCGTTGCTCCGGTAACCGCTCAATCTCAGATGTCCGGTGACGGTAATATCCCTCTCTCTAACGACGATTTTACTATGATAAACGACGCTCTTTCAAAAGGGCGAAATGTTTATCTGATGAAATTTTTACTGAATGAATCCTATGAAATGAAAGAAGTTTCGTCTTTTCAGCTCTATTCGCTCCTGAACGACTCGGCGGAAATAATAAAAATAATCCCTTCATTAGATGAACTGGAAATTATGTTTTATAACGAGGTTGTTTTTATTATCGCCTCCGATAAAGCTGAAAACTACCTAAAAGAAAAGACGTTCCTTCAGGAGATGGTCGTACAGATCAACTCGATAAAGATAGACAGTAAAAAATTAGCCGAGCTTGAATCTTCCGGCACAACGCAGTCCGGTAGTCAGCCTCAGGATAATAATACCGTCGAGGAAACCCCGGTGACTGGCGAAGTCAATCCCCCGGATGAGGCTCCGCAGGAACCCGAACAGAAAGACGATACATCTGTAGAAAAACGGAATTTGTCTACCCTGAGGGTCGAAAGCTGGAAGGTCGATAATCTACTGAACCTCCTCGGCGAATTAGTCATTACAAAATCCACGTTTTCGCAGTTAGATAACGATTTCGACAGGATATCCACCGATGTAAAATCATCGCTCAAGGAATTCCTGAACGGTATCATGCGGCTAAACCTGAACGGCGAAGCGGACATCGTAGCCGAAAAAAATAAAAGCCTTCTTAATGCTTTGACTCTGATGTTCTCCAGTTTCGATGTTTTTTCCGAGAATATCCAGAAAATCAACCGGATATCTTCATCGTTACAGGAAAATGTGATGAATATGCGGATGGTGCCTATTCAGACGGTATTTACCCGCTTCCCGCGCCTTATACGCGATATCGCGAGTAAGCTCGATAAAAAGATCGACCTCATCATAGAGGGGGTCGAGACGGAAATCGACAAGGGGATGGTGGACGATATTTTCGATCCGTTGATTCACCTTCTGCGTAACGCCGTCGACCACGGTATCGAATTACCCGCCAAACGGAAAGCGGCGAATAAGCCTGAAATCGGTAAAATCATACTGAAGGCCACCCATGAAGGCGACAGTATTGTTATCGAGGTTTCCGACGACGGTAACGGTATCGATCCCGAAGTCCTGCGCGCGAAGGCAATCGCGGCGAACACGATGGACAGGAATCTCCTGCAAAAAATGTCCCATCGCGAGCTCTTAGGCCTGATTTTTCTCCCGGGGTTCTCGACCGCTAAGGAGGTATCCAACCTCTCCGGCCGCGGCGTAGGAATGGATATTGTCCGTAAAAAAATCGAGGAGATCGGCGGTAATGTCGGTATCTCTACGGTTAAGGGCAAGGGTACGAAGTTTATCATCCGCCTTCCCCTTACCCTCGCTATCATTCAGGGGTTATTGATCGTCGTGGAGGGAATGTACTATGTCATTCCCGTCGCATCGGTCGAAGAAACGGTATTATCGATCCGAAGAACCTGA